In Marasmius oreades isolate 03SP1 chromosome 1, whole genome shotgun sequence, one DNA window encodes the following:
- a CDS encoding uncharacterized protein (BUSCO:EOG092615SM) produces MAGTTHHHRATLKQQNKRFKSKHATKSSLKEAAKGRIPRQSPKTSPTQTQTHSHSHSSSQLRLNRKNAAKQAQIKKRNALISATRLFNGVDGAPRIIAVVPLTRDVSPSGTVKALARAGAGAVDLEGEGQNVPEKGVWKMRADRFKTSLQFITVPYRDFYGALEACRVADYTLLVLSPTNEVDTWGDTLLRTLQAQGLPSVVTVVADSDSPSDSGRVDPKTRSGILKSLLSFVQYFVPSQKRVFDLCASSDCVGALRAVSEGKPEDVRWREGRSYLVGEDVEWTSASASEGEGEGVGVLKVTGVVRGAALSANRLVHIPDVGDFQILKIMSAPITRHSTKNSNANANSMEVEPTLLAEPDEASADSLVSSNDPDDMANEQTWPTEEEMNGEDKGTDPHTVVVPDALQGTTPKSVRRVPKGTSAYQAAWIVDDEEEDDEDKENRKREEGVVMDQDADADVPEEMEDLQVDEDMQTETGTDIRKNVAFEDLDNEEEEKQLQKWRDRKREEQDDKSFPDEIDTPQDVAARTRFQRYRGLLSFRTSPWDPYENLPRDYARIFQFEDYKRTERAVRRRAEREEGVIEPGTRISIHIRNVPRTVVEQKPLMVYALQQHEHKVSVLNFTVQRNTEYDGSVRSKDELVLCVGPRRLRVSPIYSQHTRGGGKGVNNVHKFERYLRHGATSVATIYGPVVFGKQPCILLRETADSQAPQLVAMGTFLDPDTTRIIAKRIILTGHPFKIHKKTATVRYMFFNPEDIDYFKPIQLHTKHGRVGHIKESLGTHGYLKAHFDGSINQMDTVCMALYKRVFPKWGVMWNGNGDGGEDAESDSMAMEE; encoded by the exons ATGGCTGGAActacccaccaccaccgagcAACACTCAAACAG CAAAACAAACGATTCAAATCGAAACATGCTACAAAATCATCTCTAAAAGAGGCTGCCAAAG GCCGTATCCCCCGCCAATCCCCAAAAACTTCACCAACCCAAACCCAAacccattcccattcccattcctCATCCCAACTCCGTCTGAACCGTAAAAACGCAGCAAAACAAGCTCAAATCAAAAAACGCAACGCTCTCATCAGCGCTACACGGTTATTTAACGGGGTCGATGGAGCTCCTAGGATTATCGCTGTTGTACCTCTCACTAGGGACGTCAGCCccagtgggactgtgaaagCGTTAGCAAGGGCTGGGGCTGGGGCTGTAGATTTGGAGGGTGAGGGGCAGAATGTCCCGGAGAAGGGGGTTTGGAAAATGAG AGCCGACCGCTTCAAAACATCCCTCCAATTCATCACAGTCCCCTATCGAGACTTTTACGGTGCCCTCGAAGCATGTCGAGTAGCAGACTACACCCTCCTCGTTCTTTCACCTACGAACGAAGTGGATACTTGGGGGGATACCCTGTTACGGACGTTACAGGCACAAGGGTTGCCTAGTGTTGTTACGGTTGTAGCTGACTCTGACTCCCCCTCTGACTCTGGGAGGGTAGATCCCAAAACCCGATCGGGGATATTAAAGTCGTTGCTTTCGTTTGTGCAGTATTTCGTTCCTAGTCAGAAGAGAGTGTTTGATTTATGTGCGAGTTCGGATTGTGTTGGGGCGTTGAGGGCGGTGTCGGAGGGGAAACCGGAGGATGTGAGGTGGAGGGAGGGAAGATCTTATTTGGTTGGGGAGGATGTGGAGTGGACGAGCGCGAGCGCGAGCGAAGGGGAGGGTGAGGGGGTTGGGGTTTTGAAGGTCACTGGAGTGGTGAGGGGAGCGGCGTTATCTGCGAATAGGCTGGTGCATATTCCTGATGTTGGGGATTTTCAGATACTCAAG ATAATGTCAGCACCTATAACAAGACACTCGACGAAAAACTCCAACGCGAACGCCAACTCGATGGAAGTAGAACCCACTCTTCTCGCCGAACCGGACGAAGCATCTGCTGATTCTCTGGTATCCTCTAACGACCCAGATGATATGGCTAATGAGCAGACTTGGCCAACTGAGGAGGAGATGAATGGGGAAGATAAAGGCACTGATCCACATACCGTTGTTGTTCCCGATGCTCTTCAAGGAACGACACCAAAATCAGTTCGCCGGGTTCCCAAAGGCACGAGTGCATACCAGGCTGCTTGGATtgttgacgatgaggaagaggatgatgaggataAGGAGAACCGGAAACGAGAGGAAGGGGTGGTGATGGACCAAGACGCGGACGCGGACGTGCCAGAGGAGATGGAAGATCTACAAGTCGATGAAGATATGCAGACTGAAACTGGGACTGACATTCGCAAAAACGTGGCATTTGAAGACCTCGataacgaagaggaagaaaaaca ACTTCAAAAATGGCGAGATCGCAAACGTGAAGAACAAGACGATAAAAGTTTCCCTGATGAGATCGACACACCACAGGACGTGGCTGCTCGAACGAGGTTTCAACGGTACCGTGGTTTGCTATCATTCCGAACGAGTCCTTGGGATCCGTACGAAAACCTTCCTCGGGACTATGCTCGGATTTTCCAGTTTGAGGATTACAAACGTACAGAACGTGCTGTTCGTCGGAGGGCTGAACGAGAAGAAGGTGTGATTGAG CCTGGAACGAGGATATCGATACACATCCGAAATGTACCCCGAACTGTAGTTGAGCAGAAACCGTTGATGGTGTATGCACTGCAACAACATGAACACAAGGTATCTGTGTTGAACTTTACTGTTCAGCGGAACACGGAGTATGATGGATCTGTGAGATCCAAG GACGAACTCGTTTTATGCGTTGGACCTCGGAGACTACGCGTGTCGCCTATTTACAGTCAACATACTCGTGGTGGGGGTAAAGGCGTGAATAACGTGCATAAGTTTGAGAGGTACCTTCGACATGGTGCTACATCTGTCGCTACGATCTATGGACCTGTGGTGTTTGGGAAGCAACCCTGTATTTTGTTACGGGAGACGGCGGATTCGCAAG CTCCACAGTTAGTAGCGATGGGGACATTCCTCGATCCAGATACGACACGGATCATTGCGAAACGGATTATATTGACAGGACATCCGTTCAAGATACATAAAAAGACGGCTACGGTGAGGTATATGTTTTTTAACCCCG AGGACATTGACTATTTCAAACCTATCCAACTACATACTAAACATGGTCGAGTGGGACATATTAAAGAGTCTTTGGGGACTCATGGGTATCTGAAAGCGCATTTTGATGGTTCGATAAACCAGATGGATACGGTGTGTATGGCGTTGTATAAACGTGTGTTCCCGAAGTGGGGGGTGATGTGGAATGGGAATGGGGATGGTGGGGAGGACGCGGAATCGGACTCAATGGCTATGGAGGAGTGA